Below is a window of Brachyspira hampsonii DNA.
TAATATATTAGCTGTTGAAATATTATTAAAAAATAAAGACATAGATGTTAATTTAAGCAATATATTGGGATTAACTCCATTAATGCATGCCTGTAAATCAGGCTATAAAGAAATAGTTGAATTACTATTAAATGCAGGTGCAGATCCTAATAAAGCAGATCAATTATGTATAACTCCTTTAATGACTGCATGTGCTAATGGTCATAGAGATATAGCGGAAATACTAATAAAAAATAATGCTTTGGTAAATTTGAGTAATTGTAATAATGAAACTCCTTTGCATTATTCATGTTCAGAGAATTATTTTGATATTATAAAATTACTTGTAGAAAATGGTGCTGATGTTAATGCTAAAACAGATATTAATATAACACCTTTGATGTACTCATGTCAGAAATCAAATTTTGAAGCTGTTAAATTTTTAATAGATAATAATGCCAATTTAGATGATGTTGATATATATGAGGAAACAGTATTATCCTATGCAATATCAAGCGGCAATATAGATATAGTGGAGTATATACTCAATAGAGGCGATATAGAAATACCTAAATATTCTCTGACAGTTGCAGCTATTAGCGGTAATTTATCATTAGTTCATTATATACATTCAAAATTAGGCGGAAATAAGCATAATGTATTTTCAAGTGCTTTTATATCTGCTGCTTATAATGGGCATTTAGATGTTGTAAGATATTTTTTTGATAATTCAAAAAAGAAAGCTCCTAAAGCATTAGCTATAGCGGCATCTGCGGGGCATAAAGATATAGTTAAGTATTTCCTTATGAATAAAGTACAGCCTGACGGAGTTAATGATAATGGAAAATCTGCTTTAATATTATCAATAGAAATAGAAAATAAAGAAATTATAGATTTATTAATAAAACATAATGTTAATGTTAATCAGACTGATGATGATTATGTTACTCCTCTTATGTATGCATGCTATATTGGAAATATTGAGATAGTAAAAACTTTGCTTGATAATAATGCTGATATTAATGCTTGGGACAGTATAGAAAGAAATGCTATTGTTCATGCTATAATAGCAGGAAACATAGATATTGTTGAACTTCTATTAATGTACGGAATGGATTTAAAAGAAAATGAGAAATCTATTACCTATTTGATGTGGGCTGTTATATATGATAATTTAAAGTCTGTGAAATACTTAATAGAGAAAGGTGCTGATATTTATCAGACGGATATTAATGGCTGGAATTGCTTTATGTTTGCATGTGCAAAGGGATATGATGATATGGTTCAATATATTTTAGATCTTTATCCTGATATTATTGATAATAAGAGTAAATTTGGTGAAACAG
It encodes the following:
- a CDS encoding ankyrin repeat domain-containing protein, with protein sequence MREIEIELHEASAKNNILAVEILLKNKDIDVNLSNILGLTPLMHACKSGYKEIVELLLNAGADPNKADQLCITPLMTACANGHRDIAEILIKNNALVNLSNCNNETPLHYSCSENYFDIIKLLVENGADVNAKTDINITPLMYSCQKSNFEAVKFLIDNNANLDDVDIYEETVLSYAISSGNIDIVEYILNRGDIEIPKYSLTVAAISGNLSLVHYIHSKLGGNKHNVFSSAFISAAYNGHLDVVRYFFDNSKKKAPKALAIAASAGHKDIVKYFLMNKVQPDGVNDNGKSALILSIEIENKEIIDLLIKHNVNVNQTDDDYVTPLMYACYIGNIEIVKTLLDNNADINAWDSIERNAIVHAIIAGNIDIVELLLMYGMDLKENEKSITYLMWAVIYDNLKSVKYLIEKGADIYQTDINGWNCFMFACAKGYDDMVQYILDLYPDIIDNKSKFGETALMIAADNGRTKIVDYLLKNNASIKEQNVNGDTALYMASSKGYFEICEQLVKYYEINDFSNNIFEKEYDIAKEKGYVSIINLFNNKLKS